From Sphingomonas sp., the proteins below share one genomic window:
- a CDS encoding dicarboxylate/amino acid:cation symporter — protein MSQPTRILLSLLAGLAVGAALAAFSPQWGLTVAGWAQPVGQAWLNGLQMTIVPLVVALLITGVTATAEAAAAGRLAGRAIALYVALLFCSAAVAALLTPLFLHLAPLPQESAASLRAALVGAEKIGPVPPIGEFLAAIVPANIVKAAAENAFISLIIFSLVFAFAITRVSVEARTQLTSFFVAIRDVMLVVIDWVLWIGPIGVFALALVVGAKAGTGAFGALLHYILIVSAVGLVVTLFAYPAAVFGGKIGLARMFRAALPSQAVALSTQSSLATLPVMIEGAEEVGVPVAVSGVTMPLAVAIFRSTGPAMNFAVAIYVAEWFGVPLHPATLAVGVVIATLTSLGSVSLPGTVSYISAISPVAATIGAPIAPLGLLVAVETLPDIMRTVGNVTWDLATTMWLSRKAGTQQASGEAILRHEV, from the coding sequence GCGTTCTCGCCGCAATGGGGTCTCACGGTCGCCGGCTGGGCGCAGCCGGTCGGCCAGGCATGGCTCAACGGTCTGCAGATGACGATCGTACCGCTGGTCGTGGCGCTGTTGATCACCGGCGTCACCGCCACCGCCGAAGCCGCCGCCGCGGGTCGCCTCGCCGGGCGCGCGATTGCGCTTTACGTCGCGCTGTTGTTCTGCTCGGCAGCCGTCGCCGCGCTGTTGACGCCGCTGTTCCTGCACCTTGCTCCGCTGCCACAGGAATCGGCAGCAAGCCTGCGCGCCGCTTTGGTGGGCGCCGAGAAGATCGGCCCGGTACCACCGATCGGCGAGTTTCTGGCCGCGATCGTCCCCGCCAACATCGTGAAGGCGGCGGCGGAAAACGCGTTCATTTCGCTGATCATCTTTTCGCTGGTCTTCGCCTTCGCGATCACGCGCGTCAGCGTCGAGGCGAGAACGCAGCTCACGAGCTTCTTCGTTGCGATCCGCGACGTGATGCTGGTGGTGATCGACTGGGTATTGTGGATCGGCCCGATCGGCGTGTTCGCCTTGGCGCTCGTCGTAGGGGCGAAAGCGGGCACCGGCGCGTTCGGCGCGCTGCTCCACTATATCCTGATCGTTTCCGCCGTCGGGCTGGTCGTCACGCTGTTTGCCTATCCCGCTGCCGTGTTCGGTGGGAAGATCGGCCTCGCCCGCATGTTCCGCGCCGCACTGCCTAGCCAGGCGGTAGCGCTGAGCACTCAATCCTCGCTCGCCACGCTACCCGTGATGATCGAGGGGGCAGAGGAGGTTGGCGTGCCGGTTGCGGTCTCGGGCGTGACCATGCCGCTGGCCGTCGCGATCTTCCGCTCGACCGGGCCGGCGATGAACTTCGCCGTCGCGATCTATGTCGCCGAATGGTTCGGCGTGCCGTTGCACCCCGCAACGCTGGCTGTGGGCGTGGTAATCGCTACACTGACGTCGCTCGGCTCGGTGAGCCTGCCGGGAACGGTGAGCTATATCAGCGCCATCTCCCCGGTCGCCGCGACGATCGGCGCCCCGATCGCTCCGCTCGGCCTGCTGGTTGCCGTCGAGACCCTGCCCGACATCATGCGCACCGTCGGCAACGTTACCTGGGATCTGGCGACGACGATGTGGCTGTCGCGCAAGGCGGGCACCCAACAGGCATCGGGCGAGGCGATCCTG